DNA from Amorphoplanes friuliensis DSM 7358:
CGGTCCCCAGCACGCCGACCGGCTGACCGGTTACGGCGCGAAGGTCCTCGGCCCGCTGCACCTCGACGCCGGCCCGGCCGCCGTCGGTGGCCCCTTCGACGTGGTGGTCAACCATGTACGACTGGGCGCCGAGGATCTCGCCAAGCTCACCCCGTACGTGGCTGACGGGGGCATCGTCGTCAGCTCGGCCGGCCCGGTGCCGGGCGACGAGACACGCGCGGTCCGCACGGCAGGCGTGTGGGTCCGCCCCGATGGGTCCCACCTGGCCGAACTGGTCTCCCGCATCGACAGCGGCGTCCTCGAGCTGCACATCGCCGACCGCCGGCCCCTGGCCGAGCTGCAGGCCGTCCACCAGGACGCGGGCAACGGCAAGCTGCTCGGCAAGACGGTCATCGTGGTCGCCTGACAGCGATGACGTCGATCGAGCACCTCCAGCCGCGGTCCGCCTGACTCCGGCCGGAGGTGCTCGGGTGCCAGAATCTCCGCATGGCCGAGAAGCGCCCGCGTACGCGTGCCACCTATCACCATGGCGACTTGCGTGCTGCCCTCGTGGCGGCCGGCATCACCCTGGCCCGTGACGGCGGCCCGCAGGCCATCGTCCTGCGGGAGGTCGCCAGGATCGTGGGTGTCGCGCCCAACTCGGCGTACGGCCACTTCGCCACCTTGACCGCGCTCAAGGAGGCGGTGGCGCAGCGGGCGCTCGGCGACATGGCCGAGGCCATGAGTGCGCACCTCGATGTCGTGGACGCGGAAGCGCCGGACGATCCCCAGGAGGCCGCGAAGACCTACCTCATCGAGGTCGGCCGCGCCTACATCCACTTCGCTCTGGCCGAGCCGGGACTGTTCCGCACCGCGATGGGCGGCGATCCGACCGGCAGTTACATCCCGGGGGCGCCCGACGGCCAGGAGGCCGACGATCAAGGTCGTTCCAAACCCGACGCCCTCCTGGTACGCGCACTCGACCGTCTGGTGGCCGCGGGTTGTCTGCGTCCGGGCGACACCGCCCGGGCGACGATGTCGAGCTGGGCCGCCGTGCACGGCCTGTCCATCCTGTTCCTCGACCTGCTGCCGCACCTGACCGCCGAACAGCAGGAAGCGGCCATCGACGACACCTTGGGTGTCAACCTGACCGGCGTCACCGCACCCGCTTTCGTCCGCAGCTAGCGCGTTCCCGGGCCATTTCTCTTGTTGAAGCCTGCGCCCGTCGAGCGGGTGACGGCGGGCGTGAAGATGGTGTCGACGATCTCGATGATGTCCGCGTCCGGGACGGCTCGGGCGGTCATGAGCAGCTGGTGCCGGAAGAGGTCGACAGGCAGCTGGACGATCCGATCGGTCAGCTGGGCCGGGTCGACCTCGCCGCGCTGGACGGCTCGGCCGACGATCTGCTCCATCGCTGTCTCCTGGCCGATGGCTAGAGAGGCCCGAAGGTCTTCCATGCTGGTGCCGGTGGCCCGGTAGAGATCGCCCAGCTGGGCGATCAGCGCCGTCGCGATGCCGACCCGGTGTTCGTTGACCTGCCGGAGCAGCGTGATCACGTCGTCCCGCAAGTTTCCGGTGTCCGGTACGGCGAGCGGGTCTCGCCCGATGGCGTGCCGGAACGCCGCTCGCGCGAGTTCGGCCTTGCTCGGCCAGCGGCGGTAGACGACGGGTTTGCTGGTGCCGGCCCGGGCCGCGACGTCGTCGAAATTGAGAGCTTCGTAGCCGCGCTCCGAGATTTC
Protein-coding regions in this window:
- a CDS encoding TetR/AcrR family transcriptional regulator — translated: MAEKRPRTRATYHHGDLRAALVAAGITLARDGGPQAIVLREVARIVGVAPNSAYGHFATLTALKEAVAQRALGDMAEAMSAHLDVVDAEAPDDPQEAAKTYLIEVGRAYIHFALAEPGLFRTAMGGDPTGSYIPGAPDGQEADDQGRSKPDALLVRALDRLVAAGCLRPGDTARATMSSWAAVHGLSILFLDLLPHLTAEQQEAAIDDTLGVNLTGVTAPAFVRS
- a CDS encoding TetR/AcrR family transcriptional regulator; translation: MTQSTPFRRRRGAALEQALLDAAWAEISERGYEALNFDDVAARAGTSKPVVYRRWPSKAELARAAFRHAIGRDPLAVPDTGNLRDDVITLLRQVNEHRVGIATALIAQLGDLYRATGTSMEDLRASLAIGQETAMEQIVGRAVQRGEVDPAQLTDRIVQLPVDLFRHQLLMTARAVPDADIIEIVDTIFTPAVTRSTGAGFNKRNGPGTR